One region of Desulfovibrio sp. JC022 genomic DNA includes:
- a CDS encoding nitrogenase component 1 → MTTKSKNFTSTTNACKLCTPLGASLAFRGVEGSIPFLHGSQGCATYMRRYVISHFREPVDIASSALGEKHAVYGGGPNLKKGILNVMKKYEPKIVGVATTCLTETIGDDVPMYLNEFNKEFGDLDLPDIVQVSTPSYNGTHMDGWHGAVRSMVEQLCTEKAEDDGHVNILPNMVSCEDVRHLFDICEDFGLKATILPDISETLDGPALEDYVKIPVGGTPVEDIKKMSGAAATIELGRCVPAKSGGTSLAERFGVANHRIGLPMGLRESDIFFETLEAVSGKKMPARYERERGRLIDAYVDGHKYIFGKRAVVYGEEDLVTGLCAFLAEIGVDVVLAGSGAKKKGMAEAISAVTEGVGRTTPEIHEGVDFHDIAERAGELKPDLLIGHSKGYRYAKVWGIPLIRLGFPVHDRFGGQRIPTLGYRGTQHLFDRIVNAMLEKKQADNPVGYGYM, encoded by the coding sequence ATGACTACTAAGAGTAAAAATTTTACATCGACCACTAATGCCTGCAAACTTTGTACGCCGTTAGGTGCATCTCTGGCCTTTCGCGGCGTTGAAGGCTCCATACCTTTCCTGCACGGCTCGCAGGGCTGCGCTACTTACATGCGCCGTTACGTGATCAGCCATTTTCGTGAGCCTGTGGATATTGCTTCTTCAGCTCTGGGTGAAAAGCACGCTGTATACGGCGGCGGCCCGAACCTGAAAAAGGGCATCCTCAATGTTATGAAAAAATACGAGCCGAAAATCGTGGGCGTGGCGACCACCTGCCTCACCGAAACAATCGGCGATGATGTTCCCATGTATCTCAATGAATTCAATAAAGAATTCGGCGACCTCGACCTGCCGGATATCGTGCAGGTTTCCACACCTAGCTACAACGGCACCCACATGGACGGTTGGCACGGCGCAGTGCGTTCCATGGTCGAACAGCTCTGCACTGAAAAAGCGGAAGACGACGGACACGTAAACATCCTGCCCAACATGGTTTCCTGTGAAGATGTGCGTCACCTCTTCGATATTTGTGAAGATTTCGGCCTGAAGGCGACCATCCTGCCCGATATTTCCGAAACCCTCGATGGCCCGGCACTGGAGGATTACGTGAAAATCCCCGTCGGCGGTACTCCGGTTGAGGACATTAAAAAGATGTCCGGCGCGGCAGCAACCATCGAACTGGGCCGCTGTGTTCCCGCCAAGAGCGGCGGAACCAGCCTTGCAGAGCGGTTCGGTGTAGCCAACCACCGCATCGGCCTGCCCATGGGCCTGCGTGAATCCGATATTTTCTTCGAAACTCTCGAAGCTGTTTCCGGCAAAAAGATGCCCGCCCGTTACGAACGCGAACGGGGCCGGCTCATCGATGCTTACGTGGACGGACACAAATACATTTTCGGCAAGCGGGCCGTTGTTTACGGCGAGGAAGACCTCGTTACCGGACTGTGCGCTTTTCTGGCCGAGATCGGCGTGGACGTGGTCCTTGCCGGGTCCGGAGCAAAAAAAAAAGGCATGGCTGAAGCCATCTCCGCAGTAACCGAGGGCGTAGGCCGGACCACCCCGGAAATCCACGAAGGAGTTGATTTCCACGACATCGCCGAACGGGCCGGGGAACTGAAACCGGACCTGCTCATCGGTCATTCCAAGGGCTACCGCTACGCCAAGGTATGGGGAATCCCGCTCATCCGGCTCGGTTTTCCTGTACATGACCGCTTCGGCGGGCAGCGCATCCCGACGCTGGGCTATCGCGGAACGCAGCACCTTTTCGACCGCATAGTCAACGCAATGCTCGAAAAGAAACAGGCCGATAACCCTGTCGGCTATGGCTATATGTAA
- the nifB gene encoding nitrogenase cofactor biosynthesis protein NifB yields the protein MKKDTTKHPCFNKETAGSCGRVHLPVAPKCNIQCNYCNRKYDCVNESRPGVTSGVLKPFQAAEYMDAVLKKEPRITVAGIAGPGDPFANPEETLETMRLLNKKHPHLIFCLSSNGMGILPYLDDLKALGVSHVTITINAVDPKIGAKIYSWVKAGKVVYRGEKGAKVLLERQLAAIKGLKERGITVKVNSIVIPGINDQHIAEVARVAAELGTDIQNMIPLKPTADTLFADFEEPDHKMINSLRKEAGGTIEQMTHCRRCRADAVGLLGDDKSVAFCGTLKSCSELKPIDVKGPRPYVAVASREGMLVNQHLGEAREFHIWAKDGDGDFKLVEKRPAPKAGCGPQRWTELATTLSDCRAVLAAAIGETPQAKLAENGVEPHVIGGFIEDALRTIYNGGDMDIHKGRRGSIADACCTGTGTKCG from the coding sequence ATGAAAAAAGATACCACCAAACATCCGTGTTTTAACAAAGAAACCGCAGGTTCCTGTGGACGTGTACATCTCCCGGTAGCCCCCAAGTGCAACATTCAGTGTAACTACTGCAATCGTAAATACGACTGCGTGAACGAATCGCGCCCCGGCGTGACCAGCGGTGTGCTCAAACCTTTTCAGGCTGCGGAATATATGGACGCAGTGCTGAAAAAAGAACCGCGTATCACCGTGGCGGGTATCGCAGGACCGGGCGACCCTTTTGCCAATCCGGAAGAGACTCTGGAAACCATGCGGCTGCTCAATAAAAAGCATCCCCATTTGATCTTCTGCCTGTCATCCAACGGCATGGGCATCCTGCCTTATCTGGATGACCTGAAGGCACTGGGCGTATCCCATGTGACTATCACCATCAACGCGGTTGACCCGAAAATCGGGGCTAAAATTTATTCCTGGGTCAAGGCCGGCAAGGTTGTGTACCGTGGCGAAAAAGGCGCGAAGGTCCTGCTGGAACGCCAGCTTGCAGCCATTAAAGGGCTGAAAGAACGTGGCATTACCGTGAAGGTTAACTCCATTGTCATTCCCGGAATCAACGACCAGCACATTGCGGAAGTGGCCCGCGTGGCAGCGGAACTTGGCACGGACATTCAGAACATGATCCCGCTCAAGCCCACTGCGGATACCCTTTTTGCTGATTTTGAAGAGCCGGACCATAAAATGATTAACTCTCTGCGCAAGGAAGCGGGGGGAACCATTGAACAGATGACCCACTGCCGCCGCTGCCGCGCAGATGCTGTGGGACTGCTGGGTGATGATAAATCCGTGGCTTTTTGTGGCACCTTAAAATCCTGTTCCGAGCTGAAACCCATTGATGTGAAAGGACCACGCCCATACGTGGCGGTTGCTTCCCGCGAAGGCATGCTGGTCAATCAGCATCTCGGTGAAGCCCGTGAATTCCACATCTGGGCCAAGGACGGCGATGGCGACTTCAAACTGGTGGAGAAACGGCCCGCTCCCAAGGCCGGATGCGGTCCGCAGCGTTGGACCGAGCTTGCGACAACCCTCAGTGACTGTCGCGCGGTGCTTGCGGCGGCCATCGGGGAAACTCCGCAGGCAAAACTGGCTGAAAACGGCGTGGAACCGCACGTGATCGGCGGGTTCATCGAAGACGCACTGCGTACTATCTACAACGGCGGGGATATGGATATCCATAAAGGACGGCGCGGCTCTATTGCTGATGCCTGCTGCACCGGAACCGGCACCAAGTGCGGATAA
- the nifA gene encoding nif-specific transcriptional activator NifA has protein sequence MYPSLHGLKLSALLAICQAIEQALDLESALDGVLSILSENLSMKRATVTLYDPETKQLSINASYGLSLEEKQRGVYRLDEGVTGRIFQTGESYYVPDISKEPLFLDKTGARKIERAKTGFIGVPIILHSDPIGVLNVDRIFGDHVAAEEDVDFLKIVATLIGQFISLNEKIMEREAALKRENTSLKYQISKKTKGLYIVGQSSAMVEVQRQLEKVAPTKATVLLLGESGVGKTLMAKIIHELSDRARHPFIKVNCASIPENLLESELFGHEKGSFTGAASTRPGRFEEADGGTIFLDEIGEFPMSLQAKLLRVLQEKELERIGSNKTRNIDVRILAATNRDLGLLVERNEFRLDLYYRLNIFPITVPPLRERKEDITGLLNYFIQKMAEDYGRKMFFTPAALDSLMIYDWPGNVREMQNLLERLVIMSDSEYITLEFLKSYLAPGQRGVSNSSDGEVSVPASNDALPHCTSLKEVERNEVVAALERSGWIQYKAAETLGLSARQMGYRVKRYGLESMIAEGRARLRRMKKG, from the coding sequence ATGTATCCTTCACTGCATGGATTGAAACTTTCCGCGCTGCTGGCCATTTGTCAGGCCATTGAGCAGGCTCTTGATCTGGAGTCCGCACTTGACGGTGTGCTTAGTATTCTTTCGGAGAACCTGAGCATGAAGCGGGCGACAGTGACCCTTTACGACCCGGAAACAAAACAGCTTTCAATCAATGCCTCGTATGGTTTGTCCCTTGAGGAAAAACAGCGCGGGGTTTACCGCCTTGATGAAGGGGTCACTGGGCGTATTTTCCAGACCGGGGAGTCTTATTATGTGCCGGATATCAGTAAGGAGCCGCTTTTCCTTGATAAAACCGGAGCCCGCAAGATTGAGCGCGCTAAAACCGGATTCATCGGTGTGCCGATTATTCTTCACAGCGACCCCATCGGTGTTCTCAATGTGGATCGTATCTTCGGTGATCATGTCGCTGCGGAAGAGGATGTTGATTTCCTGAAGATCGTGGCTACGCTCATCGGTCAGTTTATAAGTCTCAACGAGAAGATCATGGAACGTGAGGCTGCCCTCAAGCGTGAGAATACTTCTTTAAAGTACCAGATTTCCAAAAAAACAAAGGGCCTCTACATTGTCGGGCAGAGTTCAGCCATGGTTGAGGTCCAGCGGCAACTTGAAAAAGTGGCACCCACCAAGGCCACAGTGTTGCTGCTCGGTGAATCCGGTGTGGGCAAGACGCTCATGGCCAAGATCATCCACGAACTTTCAGATCGCGCAAGGCACCCTTTTATCAAGGTTAACTGTGCTTCCATCCCGGAAAATCTTCTTGAGTCCGAATTATTCGGTCATGAAAAAGGATCTTTTACCGGTGCGGCTTCCACTCGTCCGGGCCGTTTTGAAGAGGCTGACGGCGGGACAATTTTTCTTGATGAGATCGGGGAATTTCCCATGAGCCTACAGGCCAAGCTTTTGCGGGTCTTACAGGAAAAAGAGCTGGAAAGGATCGGTTCAAACAAGACTCGCAATATTGATGTGCGTATCCTTGCGGCCACCAACCGCGACCTCGGGTTGTTGGTGGAGCGCAATGAATTCCGGCTGGATCTCTATTACCGCTTGAATATTTTTCCCATCACCGTGCCGCCCTTGCGGGAACGCAAAGAGGACATCACCGGGCTGCTCAATTATTTCATCCAGAAAATGGCTGAGGATTATGGTCGAAAAATGTTTTTTACCCCGGCGGCTCTTGATTCGCTTATGATTTACGATTGGCCGGGCAATGTTCGTGAGATGCAGAATCTGTTGGAGCGGCTGGTTATCATGTCCGACTCCGAATATATTACCCTTGAATTTCTTAAATCCTATCTTGCTCCGGGCCAGCGTGGAGTCTCCAACAGTTCTGATGGAGAAGTCAGCGTTCCTGCTTCAAACGATGCTCTTCCTCATTGCACCTCGCTCAAGGAAGTGGAGCGTAATGAAGTTGTCGCCGCTCTGGAACGTAGCGGCTGGATTCAGTACAAGGCCGCAGAAACTCTTGGCCTTTCTGCTCGTCAGATGGGCTACCGGGTTAAGCGTTACGGTCTTGAATCCATGATCGCCGAAGGGCGGGCGCGGCTTAGGCGTATGAAGAAAGGTTAA
- a CDS encoding Crp/Fnr family transcriptional regulator translates to MPTDKTFRQEKALFSIEGVNSIWESVLDKAVQTSLPKAHEIEANDPNYFFFLLKGSVKLSCLSESGQERVVMRIGPGTLFNEVSHIHSSIFQSHSLHTLEECVVARFPKYILENDDFFRQHPELACNLIHSLGIKAGAFFAQLFDSGLLEVSTRVSRSLYQLWQENGESESFSPGLTQSELASTLGVHRSSLCRVIKALRQKGVIGKFTKTTLEILDPETLSREAGGLLFQNLSL, encoded by the coding sequence ATGCCTACAGACAAAACATTCCGTCAGGAAAAGGCCCTTTTCAGTATTGAAGGAGTGAACTCCATTTGGGAAAGTGTACTTGATAAAGCAGTGCAGACCTCCCTGCCCAAGGCTCACGAGATAGAAGCCAATGATCCAAACTACTTCTTTTTCTTACTCAAAGGTTCTGTCAAACTTTCCTGCCTCTCAGAGAGCGGACAGGAGCGGGTGGTCATGCGCATCGGTCCCGGCACCCTTTTCAATGAAGTTTCACACATTCACAGCTCTATTTTCCAAAGTCACAGCCTGCACACATTGGAAGAATGCGTGGTAGCCCGTTTTCCCAAATACATTCTGGAAAACGATGATTTCTTTCGCCAGCACCCGGAGCTGGCCTGTAATCTGATCCATTCACTGGGCATCAAGGCCGGGGCTTTTTTCGCCCAGCTTTTTGATTCCGGCCTGCTTGAGGTGAGTACGCGGGTCAGCCGTTCCCTGTACCAACTCTGGCAGGAAAACGGCGAATCCGAATCTTTTTCCCCCGGCCTGACTCAAAGCGAACTGGCCTCCACCCTTGGAGTTCACCGCAGCTCTTTGTGCCGGGTAATCAAGGCCCTGCGCCAAAAAGGGGTCATCGGTAAATTCACCAAAACCACATTGGAAATCCTCGATCCTGAAACACTTTCCCGTGAAGCGGGCGGGCTGCTTTTCCAAAATTTAAGCTTGTGA